From the genome of Aricia agestis chromosome 9, ilAriAges1.1, whole genome shotgun sequence, one region includes:
- the LOC121730106 gene encoding ADP-ribosylation factor 6, whose amino-acid sequence MGKLLSKIFGNKEMRILMLGLDAAGKTTILYKLKLGQSVTTIPTVGFNVETVTYKNVKFNVWDVGGQDKIRPLWRHYYTGTQGLIFVVDCADRDRIDEAKQELHRIINDREMRDAIILIFANKQDLPDAMKPHEIQEKLGLTRIRDRNWYVQPSCATSGDGLYEGLTWLTTNHKL is encoded by the exons ATGGGGAAGCTGCTGTCGAAGATCTTCGGCAACAAGGAGATGCGGATACTGATGCTGGGCCTCGACGCCGCCGGCAAGACCA CTATTCTGTACAAGCTGAAGCTCGGGCAGTCGGTGACGACGATTCCGACGGTGGGCTTCAACGTGGAGACGGTCACGTACAAGAACGTCAAGTTCAACGTGTGGGACGTCGGCGGGCAGGACAAGATCCGGCCGCTGTGGCGCCACTACTACACCGGCACGCAGGGGCTCATCTTCGTCGTGGACTGCGCCGACCGTGACCGCATCGACGAGGCCAAGCAGGAGCTGCACCGCATCATCAACGACCGCGAGATGCGCGACGCCATCATACTCATCTTCGCCAACAAGCAGGACTTGCCCGACG CGATGAAGCCGCACGAGATCCAGGAGAAGCTGGGTCTGACGCGCATCCGCGACCGCAACTGGTACGTGCAGCCGTCGTGTGCCACGTCCGGCGACGGGCTGTACGAGGGCCTCACCTGGCTCACCACCAACCACAAGTTATGA